From Marivirga harenae, one genomic window encodes:
- a CDS encoding S10 family peptidase, with the protein MSLLLVCVTGFAQNRKIAVDTTVVTSHSTTIEGQKVSYTATTGTQPVWNEMGEPDATLFYTYYKRTDVDAKNRPLLISFNGGPGSASVWMHVAYTGPKILNIDSEGYPVQPYGFHENPHSILDVADIVFVNPVNTGYSRTIPETGKDVNRDKFFGVNADIKYLAEWLNTFVTRHERWTSPKYLIGESYGGTRVSGLALALQEQQWMYLNGVIMVSPADYTAINSDPAISKAINFPYFTAAAWHHGMLSEALQSKDLLEILPESEEFAINTLMPALAKGGFLSAEEKQQVAEQMSFYSGLSEKSILQHNLDVPTSFFWKELLRDESGYTIGRLDSRYLGIDKTEAGVSPDYSAELTSWLHSFTPAINSYIREELNFKTDIKYNMFGSVYPWSFEYNNTREDLRKAMAENPYLNVMFQTGYYDGATTYFNSKYTMWQLDPSGKMKDRLSFKGYRSGHMMYLRKADLETANDDLREFIKQSGANSESAKY; encoded by the coding sequence ATGAGCCTGCTATTGGTTTGTGTTACTGGATTCGCCCAAAACCGAAAAATTGCAGTAGACACCACAGTGGTGACTAGTCACAGCACTACCATCGAGGGACAAAAAGTTTCCTATACAGCCACTACCGGTACACAGCCTGTTTGGAATGAAATGGGTGAGCCAGATGCCACTTTGTTCTACACATACTACAAGAGAACTGATGTAGATGCTAAAAATCGTCCGCTCTTAATTTCATTCAATGGAGGCCCGGGTTCCGCTTCCGTTTGGATGCACGTAGCTTACACTGGTCCTAAAATTTTAAATATCGATTCAGAAGGTTACCCTGTACAGCCTTATGGCTTTCATGAAAATCCGCATTCTATTTTAGATGTGGCTGATATCGTATTTGTAAACCCAGTGAATACCGGTTATTCCCGCACGATTCCTGAAACTGGCAAAGACGTCAATAGAGATAAATTCTTTGGTGTAAATGCGGATATCAAATACTTAGCGGAATGGTTGAACACCTTCGTAACACGTCACGAGAGATGGACTTCGCCTAAATACTTGATAGGAGAGAGTTATGGTGGTACACGTGTATCAGGCTTAGCCCTAGCCTTGCAGGAGCAACAGTGGATGTATCTCAATGGCGTAATCATGGTTTCTCCAGCTGATTATACAGCCATCAATTCCGATCCAGCGATTTCTAAGGCTATTAATTTTCCTTACTTCACGGCAGCGGCCTGGCATCATGGAATGTTGTCCGAAGCCTTACAATCGAAAGATCTTCTGGAAATCTTACCTGAATCAGAAGAATTTGCCATCAATACCTTAATGCCAGCTTTAGCTAAAGGCGGTTTTCTTTCAGCTGAAGAAAAACAGCAAGTAGCGGAGCAGATGTCGTTCTATTCAGGCTTATCGGAGAAATCTATTTTACAGCATAATTTGGATGTACCTACTAGCTTTTTCTGGAAGGAGCTATTGCGAGATGAAAGCGGATATACCATCGGCCGATTAGATTCTCGCTATTTGGGTATAGACAAAACAGAAGCAGGAGTTTCTCCTGATTACAGTGCAGAATTAACTTCTTGGTTACATTCTTTTACACCTGCAATCAATTCCTATATCAGAGAAGAATTGAACTTTAAGACTGATATTAAATACAATATGTTCGGCTCAGTTTATCCTTGGAGTTTTGAATATAATAATACACGCGAAGATCTCAGAAAAGCAATGGCGGAGAATCCATACTTAAATGTGATGTTCCAAACGGGCTATTATGATGGGGCTACCACTTATTTCAATTCTAAGTACACCATGTGGCAGCTTGACCCTAGCGGTAAAATGAAAGACCGCTTAAGCTTTAAAGGCTATAGAAGTGGTCACATGATGTATTTAAGAAAAGCAGATTTGGAAACGGCTAATGACGATTTAAGAGAATTTATAAAGCAAAGTGGAGCAAACAGTGAGTCAGCAAAGTATTAA
- a CDS encoding pyridoxamine 5'-phosphate oxidase family protein: MSSPEHKQKIWSLFKDIKIGMLTTKEEGGDQLRARTMTLAQEAFDCTRHFL, encoded by the coding sequence ATGTCAAGTCCAGAACATAAGCAGAAAATATGGAGTCTGTTTAAAGATATTAAAATAGGAATGCTGACCACGAAAGAGGAGGGGGGTGATCAACTACGAGCTCGGACGATGACTTTAGCGCAAGAGGCTTTTGACTGTACGCGGCATTTTCTATAG
- a CDS encoding DUF1801 domain-containing protein, which produces MSAIKTKQHDGDVHEFIESFSNTEQKKKDSYELLKLMEQVSGHQPKMWGASIIGFGQYHYKSKRSSQEGDWPLIGFSPRKAAISLYVYSGCAGQDDLLNDLGKFKMGKACIYVKKLSDINQEPLKDLMRSSIDFLQKKYD; this is translated from the coding sequence ATGTCAGCAATTAAAACAAAACAGCATGATGGCGATGTACACGAATTCATTGAATCTTTTTCTAATACCGAACAAAAGAAGAAAGATAGTTATGAATTATTAAAGCTTATGGAGCAGGTATCAGGTCACCAACCGAAGATGTGGGGTGCCTCTATCATTGGATTCGGACAATATCATTATAAATCTAAAAGAAGCAGTCAAGAAGGCGATTGGCCACTTATTGGATTTTCACCCCGGAAAGCTGCTATTTCTTTGTATGTTTATTCTGGCTGCGCAGGTCAGGATGATTTATTGAACGATCTAGGAAAATTTAAAATGGGAAAAGCCTGTATTTATGTTAAAAAGCTATCAGATATCAATCAAGAACCACTCAAAGATTTAATGCGGTCTAGTATTGACTTTCTTCAAAAAAAATATGATTAG
- a CDS encoding iron chaperone, whose amino-acid sequence MATKGEMPNFATVDDYIASQPDDVQKVLEELRKIIKEAVPDAKEMMNYKVPVFTLVPEGKRDQQIMMAGYAKHLGFYPFPSTIEEFSDELKNYKRGKGSVQFRLNEPLPKDLITRMVKFRREEILKG is encoded by the coding sequence ATGGCTACAAAAGGAGAAATGCCAAACTTTGCCACTGTTGATGACTATATCGCCAGTCAGCCAGATGATGTGCAAAAAGTATTGGAGGAATTAAGAAAGATTATCAAAGAAGCCGTGCCTGATGCAAAAGAAATGATGAATTATAAAGTGCCAGTTTTTACTTTGGTTCCAGAAGGGAAAAGAGATCAGCAGATTATGATGGCGGGCTATGCAAAACACCTTGGTTTTTACCCATTTCCGTCAACTATCGAAGAGTTCTCTGATGAGCTGAAAAATTATAAGCGAGGAAAAGGATCAGTGCAGTTCCGTCTAAACGAACCACTCCCTAAAGATTTGATTACTCGTATGGTAAAATTTAGAAGAGAAGAAATATTGAAAGGATAG
- a CDS encoding DUF4287 domain-containing protein gives MDKATQSMIDNLHKNTGKTLQQWIEIVNAKNFAKHGEIMKFLKEVHGHSHGFANLIAHKAKGSDAGSAQNPDDLIVKQYISKEHLKPIYDKLIFEIKAFGNDVEIAPKNTYVSLRRKKQFALLNPATKTRFEIGINLKGQEPKGRLEAEKPNAMCSHKIKLTEIKDIDQEVLDWLKLAYEDAI, from the coding sequence ATGGACAAGGCAACACAAAGCATGATTGATAATTTGCACAAAAACACAGGCAAAACCCTACAGCAATGGATTGAGATCGTAAATGCAAAAAATTTTGCAAAGCATGGTGAAATTATGAAGTTCCTTAAAGAAGTGCATGGACACTCGCATGGATTTGCAAATTTGATTGCTCATAAAGCCAAAGGCTCAGATGCAGGTTCAGCTCAAAATCCTGATGACTTGATTGTTAAACAGTATATCAGTAAAGAGCATTTAAAGCCAATCTATGATAAGCTGATTTTCGAGATTAAGGCCTTTGGAAATGATGTTGAAATAGCTCCTAAAAATACTTATGTGAGTTTAAGACGCAAGAAACAGTTTGCACTATTGAACCCCGCGACCAAAACAAGATTTGAAATCGGAATTAATCTGAAAGGGCAAGAACCTAAAGGGAGACTAGAGGCAGAAAAGCCAAATGCTATGTGTTCTCATAAAATAAAACTAACTGAAATCAAGGATATTGATCAAGAAGTATTGGATTGGTTGAAATTAGCCTATGAAGACGCAATTTAA
- a CDS encoding aldehyde dehydrogenase family protein encodes MAKHILPKAEWTILYDQLKNLIPEAFNKDGNVMNLIKGEWSDQMNLKPFNSCLDGTQLGFYPMLKSQDGKEAVEYCAEEFKSWKEVSLAKRKEKVSKTIDHLEEHKELLGLILVWEIGKPYSQALDGVQRCIDGVRWYIDNVDEMIEGREALGVISNIASWNYPLSVLVHACMVQVLSGNTVIAKTPSDGGLWSLSLCFALAKREGLPVSLISGSGRILSEALVTHEAVDCLSYVGGKSNGRSIASSLYNKDKRYMLEMEGINTYGVWEFSDWDNLAKQIKSGFKYGKQRCTAYVRFVVQRNLFPKFLEMYLPVLKSLRFGHPLLVEEGETELPDYDFGPLINSNKVNELDVMYNDAIGKGAVSIYQGELNDDLFLPNQDTSAYYAPAALLSLPKNAELYHHEPFGPLDSIILVDHKNELINEMNVSNGALVGSIACDDDMEAEEIACQIRAYKVGINKMKSRGDNEATFGGIGESWKGCFVGGRYLVEAVTKTDNDEKLFGNFPKYTQLPEKRG; translated from the coding sequence ATGGCAAAACACATCTTACCCAAAGCGGAGTGGACTATACTCTACGATCAACTGAAAAATCTCATTCCCGAAGCCTTCAATAAAGATGGAAATGTGATGAATCTCATAAAAGGAGAATGGAGCGATCAGATGAATTTGAAACCCTTTAATTCTTGTCTTGATGGTACCCAGCTAGGCTTTTACCCCATGTTGAAATCGCAAGATGGAAAGGAAGCAGTGGAGTACTGTGCAGAAGAATTTAAAAGTTGGAAAGAAGTATCTCTAGCAAAAAGGAAAGAAAAGGTCAGCAAAACAATCGATCATTTAGAAGAGCATAAAGAATTGCTGGGCTTGATTTTGGTCTGGGAAATCGGTAAACCTTATAGTCAGGCATTAGATGGAGTGCAACGATGCATTGATGGAGTTAGGTGGTATATCGACAATGTTGATGAAATGATTGAAGGTAGAGAGGCATTGGGAGTGATTTCCAATATTGCTTCCTGGAATTATCCGTTATCAGTCTTGGTGCATGCTTGTATGGTGCAAGTTTTGTCTGGAAATACAGTGATCGCCAAAACACCCTCTGATGGAGGCTTGTGGTCACTTTCGCTTTGTTTTGCTTTGGCAAAAAGAGAAGGGTTGCCGGTGTCTTTAATTAGTGGTTCAGGTCGAATTCTTAGTGAAGCGCTGGTTACTCATGAAGCAGTGGATTGCCTGTCTTATGTAGGGGGAAAGAGTAATGGACGGTCAATTGCCAGCTCTTTATATAATAAAGATAAACGCTATATGTTAGAGATGGAAGGGATCAATACTTACGGTGTTTGGGAGTTTTCTGATTGGGATAATTTAGCAAAGCAAATCAAGTCTGGGTTTAAATACGGAAAGCAAAGATGCACAGCTTATGTACGATTCGTGGTACAAAGAAATCTATTTCCTAAGTTTTTGGAGATGTATTTACCAGTTTTAAAATCCCTTCGTTTTGGTCATCCACTTTTGGTGGAGGAGGGCGAAACTGAACTTCCTGATTATGATTTTGGTCCTTTGATCAACTCTAACAAGGTAAATGAACTAGACGTGATGTACAATGATGCGATTGGTAAGGGTGCGGTTTCCATATATCAAGGAGAGTTGAACGATGACTTATTTCTACCTAATCAGGATACTTCGGCCTATTATGCTCCAGCCGCCTTGTTGAGCTTGCCTAAAAATGCAGAACTGTATCATCATGAACCTTTCGGGCCTTTAGACAGCATCATTTTGGTCGATCACAAAAATGAGTTGATTAATGAGATGAATGTTTCCAATGGTGCTTTGGTTGGTTCTATTGCTTGCGATGATGATATGGAGGCAGAAGAAATTGCTTGTCAAATCAGGGCGTATAAAGTCGGAATTAATAAAATGAAGTCAAGGGGAGATAACGAAGCTACATTCGGGGGAATAGGCGAATCTTGGAAAGGTTGTTTTGTAGGGGGTAGATATTTGGTGGAAGCAGTGACCAAAACAGATAATGATGAAAAGCTATTTGGTAATTTTCCAAAATATACGCAATTACCTGAGAAAAGGGGCTGA
- a CDS encoding cupin domain-containing protein, producing the protein MNRKKFIQTSGVGVGIALLSGIASSKPLFGKTNLANKLSPKIIKDNEGEVFNVLGDVQKHKLVGSDTNNQIVEWVDDVEPGVGIPPHVHTKEDEIFRVIKGEVEIWVGGKSTVLQPGDTAFAPKNVPHSWTVVGTEKAKMITSAFPAGIEKMFHELAELPPGPPDLDRVGQICGNYGINFIK; encoded by the coding sequence ATGAACAGAAAAAAATTTATACAGACCTCAGGAGTAGGAGTTGGCATTGCTCTGCTTTCCGGAATAGCAAGTAGTAAGCCATTATTTGGAAAAACAAATCTTGCCAATAAGCTCAGTCCCAAAATTATTAAAGACAATGAAGGGGAAGTATTTAACGTCTTAGGAGACGTGCAAAAACACAAATTGGTGGGTAGTGACACCAATAATCAAATTGTTGAGTGGGTGGATGATGTAGAGCCAGGCGTTGGAATTCCTCCCCACGTCCACACTAAGGAAGACGAAATTTTTCGGGTTATAAAAGGAGAAGTTGAGATTTGGGTAGGAGGTAAAAGTACGGTACTCCAGCCTGGAGATACAGCTTTTGCCCCTAAAAATGTTCCGCATTCATGGACTGTTGTAGGAACAGAAAAGGCTAAAATGATAACAAGTGCATTTCCAGCAGGGATTGAAAAAATGTTTCATGAATTAGCGGAATTACCGCCTGGTCCACCTGATTTAGATCGGGTAGGGCAGATATGTGGAAATTATGGGATAAACTTTATCAAATGA
- a CDS encoding DUF2911 domain-containing protein has translation MKKTITLALVLFAMFSISTQAQEFPPLDKSPMDMAYYPSKVALRAFAKTDEGKNAEPIIRVTYSRPKADGRAVFTELEKPGNMWRVGANEATEVMFFQDVKIDGKKVKAGRYTMYIMLGEEEWTVYLSTDTDGWGHYAFKPEASSVAQITVPVEKTEDTIENTSIMFEEAEPGAHMLIGWDDRMVRVPIEL, from the coding sequence ATGAAAAAAACAATTACACTCGCATTGGTGCTTTTCGCTATGTTTTCTATAAGCACTCAAGCGCAAGAATTCCCTCCTTTGGATAAAAGTCCAATGGATATGGCTTACTACCCTTCAAAAGTAGCTTTAAGAGCTTTCGCGAAAACTGACGAAGGTAAAAATGCAGAGCCGATCATTCGAGTAACGTATTCCAGACCCAAAGCAGACGGAAGAGCTGTATTCACAGAATTAGAAAAGCCGGGTAATATGTGGAGAGTAGGGGCTAATGAAGCAACTGAAGTGATGTTTTTTCAGGATGTAAAAATCGATGGAAAAAAAGTGAAAGCTGGTAGATATACCATGTATATCATGCTAGGGGAAGAAGAATGGACAGTTTACTTGAGTACCGATACAGACGGTTGGGGGCATTATGCTTTTAAACCAGAAGCAAGTAGCGTAGCACAGATTACCGTGCCTGTTGAAAAGACAGAAGATACGATTGAAAACACAAGTATTATGTTTGAAGAAGCGGAGCCAGGAGCACATATGTTAATTGGCTGGGATGATCGCATGGTACGAGTTCCCATTGAACTATAA
- a CDS encoding aldo/keto reductase — protein MRKLTFRNGDILPALGLGTWKSEPGEVYEAVLEAIKVGYRHIDCAYIYGNEKEIGDALQTAFQEGICSREQIFITSKLWNNAHLPEDVEPALQQTLKDLQLEYLDLYLMHWSVALKPESQFPKTGDDFLGQDNAPIQKTWMAMEKLVDKGMTKHIGVANFNINNLEKIRKNATIKPEMNQVELHPNLVQDELVKFSKKHDILVTAYSPLGSKDRASQMKKEDEPDLFELPIIKDLATKYGKTPAQILIAYGLNRGISVIPKSTNAGRIKQNLEADGIQLTQDEVQAINQEDKGYRFVDGSFWTMEGSPYSMKDLWG, from the coding sequence ATGAGAAAATTAACTTTTAGGAACGGAGATATTTTACCTGCACTAGGATTAGGTACTTGGAAATCAGAACCAGGAGAGGTATATGAAGCTGTTTTAGAAGCAATTAAGGTTGGCTACCGACATATTGATTGTGCTTACATATATGGTAATGAAAAAGAAATTGGAGATGCCTTGCAGACAGCCTTTCAAGAGGGTATATGTAGTCGTGAACAGATTTTCATCACTTCTAAATTGTGGAATAATGCACACTTGCCAGAAGATGTAGAACCAGCGCTTCAGCAGACTTTAAAAGATTTGCAGCTAGAATATCTAGATCTCTATTTAATGCATTGGTCAGTGGCTCTGAAGCCTGAATCACAATTTCCCAAAACAGGTGATGACTTTCTAGGGCAAGATAATGCGCCAATCCAGAAAACGTGGATGGCCATGGAAAAATTAGTTGATAAGGGAATGACCAAACACATAGGAGTAGCAAATTTTAATATCAACAACCTTGAGAAAATAAGGAAAAATGCAACTATTAAACCTGAAATGAATCAGGTCGAGTTACACCCTAATTTAGTTCAAGATGAATTGGTAAAGTTCAGTAAGAAGCATGATATTTTGGTAACAGCCTACTCTCCTTTGGGATCAAAAGACAGGGCTAGCCAAATGAAAAAGGAGGATGAACCCGATCTATTTGAACTTCCAATTATCAAAGATTTGGCAACGAAATACGGTAAAACACCTGCTCAGATTTTGATTGCGTACGGACTCAACCGTGGCATTTCTGTAATTCCAAAATCAACTAATGCAGGCAGAATAAAGCAGAATTTGGAAGCTGACGGAATACAACTAACCCAAGATGAGGTGCAAGCCATTAATCAAGAAGATAAAGGATATCGATTTGTGGATGGTAGCTTCTGGACAATGGAAGGTTCACCTTACAGTATGAAAGATTTGTGGGGCTAA
- a CDS encoding DUF6326 family protein, which produces MLENAKVNVKIKLSLLWASVLFCYLYGDYFELYVPDKVDSLLTGTNVLDSPSKLLIASVVLAIPALMVALSVLLNPKFNRILNILFGILFTVMMVFIGISSITPWYSFYVFLAFLESLITILIVRFA; this is translated from the coding sequence ATGTTAGAAAACGCAAAGGTCAATGTCAAAATCAAGCTTTCCCTACTGTGGGCTTCCGTATTATTCTGCTATCTGTATGGTGATTATTTTGAACTATATGTGCCTGATAAAGTGGATAGTCTTCTCACAGGTACCAATGTCCTTGACAGTCCAAGCAAATTATTGATAGCGTCCGTAGTCCTAGCGATTCCGGCATTAATGGTTGCTTTATCCGTCCTTTTAAATCCTAAGTTTAATAGAATATTAAATATCCTCTTTGGTATCTTATTTACTGTTATGATGGTTTTTATAGGGATTAGCTCCATTACTCCTTGGTACAGCTTTTATGTGTTTCTTGCATTCCTGGAAAGTTTGATCACGATTTTGATTGTACGGTTTGCATGA
- a CDS encoding ChaN family lipoprotein translates to MKNSILCIYLLLFSFAAFSQKDPFIIYKGNGKKVSYRKMLKSLEKSDIILFGELHNNPIAHWLQFELTVDLHEKKPLILGAEMLEADNQQVLNLYLKDSISYKGLDTLARLWPNYKTDYAPLVDFAKKEKLDFIATNVPRRYANLVYKKGFEALDSLPGEEKQWIAPLPIAFDSELPTYKNILSMMGDHGSPTLVMAQAIKDATMAHFIMENYKKDHLFIHYNGAYHSDFYEGILWYLKRERENLNYRIISTVSQTDVSELQEENYNKADFIICVDSDMTTTY, encoded by the coding sequence ATGAAAAACTCAATTCTTTGTATTTACCTTCTATTATTTTCATTTGCCGCATTCAGTCAGAAAGATCCTTTTATTATTTATAAGGGTAACGGGAAAAAAGTTTCTTATAGAAAGATGTTAAAATCTCTCGAAAAAAGTGACATCATTTTATTCGGAGAGTTACACAACAATCCAATTGCTCACTGGCTGCAATTTGAGCTCACAGTTGACCTTCATGAAAAGAAGCCATTGATATTAGGTGCAGAAATGCTAGAAGCTGATAATCAGCAAGTGCTGAATTTATATCTTAAGGACAGTATTTCGTACAAAGGATTAGATACTCTAGCAAGGCTTTGGCCAAACTATAAAACAGATTACGCACCTTTAGTTGATTTTGCCAAAAAGGAGAAGTTAGACTTTATAGCTACGAATGTCCCAAGAAGATACGCTAATTTGGTATACAAGAAGGGATTTGAAGCGCTTGATTCTCTTCCGGGAGAAGAAAAGCAGTGGATAGCTCCGCTTCCGATTGCCTTTGATAGTGAATTACCGACCTATAAAAATATCCTAAGTATGATGGGAGACCATGGCAGTCCTACCTTGGTGATGGCTCAGGCAATTAAAGATGCTACCATGGCGCATTTCATAATGGAGAATTATAAAAAGGATCATTTATTTATTCACTATAACGGTGCCTATCATTCTGATTTTTACGAGGGGATATTATGGTACTTGAAAAGGGAAAGAGAAAATTTAAATTATAGGATCATTTCAACCGTCTCTCAAACGGATGTCAGTGAATTACAAGAGGAAAACTACAATAAAGCTGACTTTATTATCTGTGTGGACAGCGATATGACAACTACATACTAA
- a CDS encoding helix-turn-helix domain-containing protein — protein sequence MVSEKVKISPILDELSSCVNEEGYYHLCWIQDHVRYIEINNTQYHHVSNSVFFLTPDHRWTILKNDVGTSSGYVLYLPKSILNHPTFKNLHITQVRLFKSTDEIPKINLAPGIEKRVQSILEMLDELISTNLAHKEEAILSLLNTFFVYCDGKCNIKSVISDNNAKATLVYKFKKSIDQRFTQEHEVSHYANLLNVSSKYLNECVKDVLHTNAKNLIDEQLIMRSRHSLKFTDKSVKEICYELGFSAPDYFSYFLKKHTGMTPSQIRKS from the coding sequence ATGGTATCCGAAAAAGTAAAAATATCACCAATACTTGATGAGCTAAGTTCGTGTGTAAATGAAGAGGGGTACTATCACCTTTGTTGGATTCAAGACCATGTTCGATATATAGAAATTAATAATACCCAATACCACCACGTTTCAAATTCTGTTTTCTTTCTTACACCTGATCATCGTTGGACAATTTTAAAAAATGATGTGGGTACTTCATCGGGTTATGTGTTATATCTGCCCAAAAGCATTTTGAACCATCCAACCTTTAAAAACCTTCATATCACACAGGTCAGATTATTTAAGTCCACTGATGAAATTCCAAAGATCAATCTTGCTCCTGGTATAGAAAAACGGGTGCAATCTATTCTTGAAATGCTTGATGAATTAATAAGCACTAATCTGGCACATAAAGAAGAAGCTATTTTATCGCTCTTAAACACTTTTTTTGTGTATTGCGATGGTAAGTGTAATATCAAAAGTGTGATTTCGGATAATAATGCTAAAGCAACTTTAGTGTATAAGTTTAAGAAAAGTATTGACCAGCGCTTTACACAAGAACATGAGGTTAGCCACTATGCTAATTTACTTAATGTATCAAGCAAATATCTCAATGAGTGTGTGAAAGATGTTTTACATACGAACGCAAAAAACCTTATTGATGAGCAATTAATTATGAGGAGCCGTCATAGTTTGAAATTTACAGATAAAAGCGTGAAGGAAATATGCTACGAATTAGGATTTTCTGCCCCCGATTATTTTAGTTATTTTCTCAAAAAGCATACGGGAATGACCCCTTCACAGATCAGAAAAAGCTGA
- a CDS encoding tetratricopeptide repeat protein — MRIISLILLLLFGSCHQKSVNDYDSLNEAEKEELSNWFDTISEERFLQPSAIHRVYKDSALILQPNNVDIRQRLSYSYKKVGEHMKAMEVLNKAVEIDISNGKSNALEYRAWTLLYYYRDYEGAVRDVDLIEKITNNFYNSCWGEPCGLIKGQALYKLGNYKEAIERFKMVTAEEEALGFDGNFLVSFYTGRCYAGLGEYNKAIGHFEASLGSVKKFPEAYFQLGLVYEKLDDQKMAIENFNLAKKYIKYSMNEPYIERFDEVFEYMIDRKLAKSSDNN, encoded by the coding sequence ATGAGAATAATTAGTCTAATATTACTATTACTATTTGGGAGTTGTCATCAAAAGTCAGTCAATGATTATGATTCTTTAAATGAAGCTGAAAAGGAAGAGCTAAGTAACTGGTTTGATACAATTTCAGAAGAGCGTTTCTTGCAACCTTCAGCAATCCATAGAGTTTATAAAGACTCCGCATTGATTTTGCAGCCCAATAATGTCGATATAAGACAAAGACTTTCTTATTCATATAAAAAAGTGGGCGAACATATGAAAGCTATGGAAGTCTTGAATAAAGCTGTTGAAATTGATATTTCAAATGGAAAGTCCAATGCGCTAGAATACAGAGCTTGGACGCTCTTGTATTATTACCGAGACTATGAAGGAGCTGTACGAGATGTGGATTTAATTGAAAAAATTACAAATAATTTCTATAATTCTTGTTGGGGAGAACCTTGCGGCTTAATTAAAGGACAAGCTTTATATAAACTAGGGAATTATAAGGAAGCCATCGAAAGATTCAAAATGGTCACTGCAGAGGAGGAGGCATTAGGTTTTGATGGTAATTTTTTGGTTTCCTTTTACACTGGAAGATGTTATGCCGGGCTGGGAGAGTATAATAAAGCAATCGGCCATTTTGAAGCATCCTTAGGTTCAGTCAAAAAGTTCCCTGAAGCATACTTTCAATTGGGCTTAGTCTATGAGAAACTTGACGATCAGAAGATGGCAATTGAAAATTTCAATTTAGCTAAGAAATACATCAAGTATAGCATGAACGAACCTTATATCGAGCGGTTTGATGAGGTCTTTGAGTATATGATTGATCGAAAATTGGCGAAATCAAGTGACAACAATTAG
- a CDS encoding DUF7010 family protein: MDISVAQSDMRNAYFGGAPGVMISGLIWLISGIASFSISLMTTVIVFFIGGMLIHPLSIVMSKAMKRTGAHQKANPLANLALESTFLLFIGLFIGYIMLQIKAELFFPVMLLVIGGRYLFFSTLYGIKLFWLLGVLLILLGGFGAALNLSIQICLIGGGIIEVIFAGLLFQKERLAIKAS; encoded by the coding sequence ATGGATATTTCAGTAGCTCAATCGGATATGAGAAATGCTTATTTTGGTGGAGCTCCTGGGGTCATGATTTCAGGTCTTATTTGGCTGATTTCAGGTATTGCTTCCTTTTCAATCTCCCTGATGACTACAGTCATCGTCTTTTTTATCGGGGGGATGCTTATTCATCCTTTGTCAATCGTAATGAGTAAGGCAATGAAACGAACTGGGGCTCACCAAAAAGCTAACCCTTTAGCTAATTTAGCCCTAGAAAGTACTTTTCTGCTATTTATTGGTTTATTTATTGGTTATATTATGCTGCAGATCAAAGCGGAATTATTTTTCCCTGTAATGCTGTTGGTTATAGGAGGAAGGTATTTGTTTTTCTCTACATTGTATGGCATCAAACTATTTTGGCTTTTAGGAGTATTACTTATTTTGCTTGGTGGTTTTGGTGCGGCCTTGAATTTGTCGATTCAAATTTGCTTGATAGGAGGAGGGATAATTGAAGTGATTTTTGCTGGACTTCTTTTTCAGAAAGAACGTCTTGCAATTAAGGCGTCTTGA